A DNA window from Onthophagus taurus isolate NC chromosome 1, IU_Otau_3.0, whole genome shotgun sequence contains the following coding sequences:
- the LOC111416520 gene encoding dynein light chain Tctex-type-like codes for MTTNSGPNPLLKNESSDDQVTMFDSKNYLSDVVLSNATCQRPGAAMDDEENQFIVDDVSKIINDTIEGTIGGTVYQQEKVNQWSAQVSEHCLSALSKLKKSFKYVVTCSIMQKTGAGLHTASSCYWDSATDGTCTVRWENKTMYCIVSVFGLAI; via the coding sequence ATGACGACAAATTCTGGACCAAATCctttattgaaaaatgaatCGTCTGATGATCAAGTGACTATGTTCGACAGCAAAAATTATCTGTCAGATGTAGTGTTATCGAACGCGACCTGTCAACGTCCCGGCGCCGCAATGGATGACGAAGAGAATCAATTCATCGTAGACGACGTGAGCAAGATCATCAACGATACCATCGAGGGCACCATTGGCGGCACCGTTTATCAACAGGAAAAAGTGAATCAGTGGAGTGCTCAAGTATCCGAACATTGTTTAAGCGCCTTGAGTAAATTGAAGAAGTCCTTCAAATATGTGGTAACTTGTAGCATCATGCAGAAAACCGGCGCTGGATTGCACACCGCATCCTCTTGCTACTGGGATAGCGCTACCGATGGCACGTGCACCGTTCGTTGGGAAAACAAAACGATGTATTGTATCGTATCGGTGTTTGGTTTAGcgatttga